GCGCGTTCGGTCAGGCGTGCGGCATCGAGGTAGCCGGCCTCGCGGGCGGCGACATCCGGTGTCCAGGCCAGCTTCGTGCCGAGCGTCATGATCCGCTCGATCGTACCCGGATGGCGTCGGGCGCACAGGAGCGCGGCGTAGCCGCCCATGCTGTAGCCGAACACGCGCGCCGGCGCGAGGCCGTTCGTCGCGATGTGATCGCGCACCGCCTCGGCGAAGCGGTCCATCGTCATCGGCCGCGTCGGCGGTGCCAGCGTGCCGTGGCCCTCGAAGTCGAAGCGGTGGACGTCGAACGTGTCGGACAGGCGCCCGGCGAGGGCGTCGAATTGGTCGCTCGCGCCGAGGGCACCGTGTAGGAGGAGGAGCGACGGAAGGGACATCGCGGGTTCCTGGAGGAGCGGCGCGGCGATGAAGGCTTCATCGGGCACGGATGAAGGTTTCATCGGCCGGCAAAGCCGGCGTTAGGTGCCGGCGATGATAGCTTCATCGCCGCGGAGTGAAGCTTTCACTTCGCCTGGGCGAGCCGTAGGCGCCGTCGCCAGG
Above is a window of Candidatus Avedoeria danica DNA encoding:
- a CDS encoding alpha/beta hydrolase; protein product: MPDEAFIAAPLLQEPAMSLPSLLLLHGALGASDQFDALAGRLSDTFDVHRFDFEGHGTLAPPTRPMTMDRFAEAVRDHIATNGLAPARVFGYSMGGYAALLCARRHPGTIERIMTLGTKLAWTPDVAAREAGYLDAARLTERAPAFAAQLAARHGDAHWPALLAATRDMLLALGTAPALSDTDWPALDIPVRIAVGDRDATVTVDECVAAYRALPNAQLQVFPQTPHPLERANPEWLAKAIREFMASATTVA